One segment of Salvelinus fontinalis isolate EN_2023a chromosome 12, ASM2944872v1, whole genome shotgun sequence DNA contains the following:
- the LOC129866795 gene encoding CCR4-NOT transcription complex subunit 1 isoform X10, translated as MNLDSLSLALSQISYLVDNLTKKNYRASQQEIQHIVNRHGPEADRHLLRCLFSHVDFSGDGKSSGKDFHQFLIQECVSLISKPNFISTLCYAIDNPLHYQKSLKPSAHLFTQLSKVLKLSKVQEVIFGLALLNSCNADLRGFAAQFVKQKLPDLLRSYVDADLGVNQEGGFQDIAIEVLHLLLSHLLFGQKGASGVGQEQIDAFLKTLCRDFPQARCPVVLAPLLYPEKRDILMDRILPDSGELAKTMMESSLAEFMQEVGYGFCASLDECRNIILQYGVREVTASQVARVLGMMARTHSGLSDGIPLQSISAPGSGIWSDGKDKSDGSQAHTWNVEVLIDVVKEVNPNLNFKEVTYELDHPGFMIRDSKGLQMVVYGIQRGLGMEVFPVDLIYRPWKHAEGQLSFIQHSLMSPDVFCFADYPCHTVAIDILKAPPEDDNREIATWKSLDLVESLLRLSEVGQYEQVKQLFSFPIKHCPDMLVLALLQISTSWHTLRHELISTLMPIFLGNHPNSAIILHYAWHGQGQSPSIRQLIMHSMAEWYMRGEQYDQAKLSRILDVAQDLKSLSMLLNGTPFAFVIDLAALASRREYLKLDKWLTDKIREHGEPFIQACVTFLKRRCPSIMGGLAPEKDQPKSAQLPPETMATMLGCLQSCAGSVSQELSETILTMVANCSNVMNKARQPPPGVMPKGRAPSTSSLDAISPVQMDPLTAMGSLNLSSSATSHTQSMQGFPTPLGSAFSNPQSPAKAFPPLSNPNPSTPFGGIGSLSSQLGPLGSGIGSGLGMPAVSSDPFGTRKMSTPGLNPTTFQQTDLSQVWPEANQHFSKEIDDEANSYFQRIYNHPPHPTMSVDEVLEMLQRFKDSTIKREREVFNCMLRNLFEEYRFFPQYPDKELHITACLFGGIIEKGLVTYMALGLALRYVLEALRKPFGSKMYYFGIAALDRFKNRLKDYPQYCQHLASIGHFLQFPLTLQEYIEYGQQSRDPPVKMQGSITTPGSLALAQAQAQSQPPKAPQSGQPSTLVTTATATTTVAKTTTITRPSPGSFKKDVPPSINTTNIDTLLVATDQTERIVEPPENVQEKIAFIFNNLSQSNMTQKVEELKETVKEEFMPWVSQYLVMKRVSIEPNFHSLYSNFLDTLKNPEFVKMVLNETYRNIKVLLTSDKAAANFSDRSLLKNLGHWLGMITLAKNKPILYTDLEVKSLLLEAYVKGQQELLYVVPFVAKVLESSLRSVIFRPQNPWTMAIMNVLAELHTEHDLKLNLKFEIEVLCKNLSLDINDLKPGTLLKDKDKLKSLEEQLSAPKKEAKPPEEMIPIVSTGIQHFQTGMPLVGDFLPFAAAPSTPAPTTTCSATGPPTPQFSYHDINVYALAGLAPHINININIPLLQAHPQLKQCVRQSIERAVQELVHPVVDRSIKIAMTTCEQIVRKDFALDSEESRMRVAAHHMMRNLTAGMAMITCREPLLMSIATNLKNSFAAALRAPTPQQREMMEEAAARVAQDNCELACCFIQKTAVEKAGPEMDKRLATEFELRKHARQEGRRYCDPVVLTYQAERMPEQIRLKVGGVDPKQLAVYEEFARNVPGFLPSNDLSQPTGFLAQPMKQQAWATDDVAQIYDKCMADLEQHLHAIPPALAMNPQTQALRSLLEAVALARNSRDGIAALGLLQKAVEGLLDATSGADADLLLRYRECHLLVLKALQDGRAYGPLWCNKQITRCLIECRDEYKYNVEAVELLIRNHLVNMQQYDLHLAQSMENGLHYMAVAFAMQLVKLLLVDERSVSHITEADLFHTIETLMRTSAHSRANAPEGLPQLMDVVRSNYEAMIDRAHGGPNFMMHSGISQASEYDDPPGLREKAEYLLREWVNLYHSAAAGRDSTKAFSAFVGQMHQQGILKTDDLITRFFRLCTEMCVEISYRAQAEQQHNPAASAAIIRAKCYHNLDAFVRLIALLVKHSGEATNTVTKINLLNKVLGIVVGVLIQDHDVRQTEFQQLPYHRIFIMLLLELNAPEHVLETINFQTLTAFCNTFHILRPTKAPGFVYAWLELISHRIFIARMLAHTPQQKGWPMYAQLLIDLFKYLAPFLRNVELNKPMQILYKGTLRVLLVLLHDFPEFLCDYHYGFCDVIPPNCIQLRNLILSAFPRNMRLPDPFTPNLKVDMLSEINIAPRILTNFTGVMPSQFKKDLDSYLKTRSPVTFLSELRSNLQVGGATLGPWKYLQHNDTSLEQVSNEPGNRYNIQLINALVLYVGTQAIAHIHNKGSTPSMSTITHSAHMDIFQNLAVDLDTEGRYLFLNAIANQLRYPNSHTHYFSCTMLYLFAEANTEAIQEQITRVLLERLIVNRPHPWGLLITFIELIKNPAFKFWSHDFVHCAPEIEKLFQSVAQCCMGQKQAQQVMEGTGAS; from the exons ATGAATCTTGACTCGCTCTCGCTGGCTTTGTCTCAAATCAGCTACCTGGTGGACAATTTAACAAAGAAAAACTACAGAGCCAGCCAGCAGGAAATACAGCAT ATTGTGAATCGTCACGGCCCTGAGGCGGACAGGCATTTATTACGCTGTCTCTTCTCCCATGTGGATTTCAGTGGTGATGGTAAAAGCAGTGGCAAAGATTTTCATCAG TTTCTGATCCAGGAGTGTGTTTCACTGATTTCAAAGCCTAATTTTATTTCAACACTTTGCTACGCCATCGACAATCCTTTGCACTACCAGAAG AGTTTGAAGCCGTCGGCCCACTTGTTTACTCAGTTGAGTAAAGTTCTCAAGCTAAGCAAGGTTCAAGAA GTGATATTTGGCCTTGCTTTGCTCAATTCGTGCAACGCAGACCTTCGTGGTTTTG CCGCGCAGTTCGTCAAACAAAAGCTCCCTGATCTCCTCCGCTCGTACGTGGACGCGGACCTTGGCGTTAACCAGGAAGGTGGCTTCCAAGATATTGCCATAGAGGTCCTGCACCTGCTCCTCTCCCATCTTCTGTTTGGCCAGAAGGGAGCCAGTGGCGTCGGACAAGAGCAGATTGACGCTTTCCTCAAGACACTGTGCAGAG atttCCCGCAGGCGCGCTGCCCTGTGGTGCTTGCACCGCTGCTGTACCCTGAAAAACGGGACATTCTGATGGACAGGATTCTGCCAGACTCGGGAGAGTTAGCCAAGACCATGATGGAGAGTTCTCTTGCAGAGTTCATGCAGGAAGTTGGCTATGGCTTTTGTGCTAG TCTTGATGAATGCCGCAACATAATTCTGCAGTATGGGGTGCGAGAGGTTACTGCCAGCCAGGTGGCCAGGGTCCTGGGGATGATGGCTCGTACCCACTCTGGCTTGTCTGATGGAATCCCCCTACAG TCCATCTCTGCTCCGGGCAGTGGCATTTGGAGTGATGGAAAGGACAAAAGTGATGGTTCTCAGGCCCACACTTGGAATGTAGAAGTTCTGATTGACGTAGTCAAAGAAGTT AACCCCAATCTGAACTTCAAAGAGGTGACCTACGAGCTCGATCACCCTGGCTTTATGATCCGGGACAGTAAGGGACTTCAGATGGTGGTGTATGGGATCCAGAGGGGCCTGGGCATGGAGGTGTTCCCTGTCGACCTCATCTACCGGCCCTGGAAGCATGCTGAGGGACAG CTGTCATTCATTCAGCACTCCCTCATGAGCCCAGATGTGTTCTGCTTCGCTGACTACCCCTGCCACACCGTAGCCATCGACATACTGAAGGCGCCACCCGAGGACGATAACAGGGAGATAGCCACCTG GAAGAGCCTGGACCTGGTGGAGAGCCTCCTGCGCCTCTCTGAGGTGGGCCAGTACGAGCAGGTGAAGCAGCTCTTCAGTTTCCCCATCAAGCACTGTCCTGACATGCTGGTGCTGGCGCTGCTGCAGATCAGCACCTCCTGGCACACCCTGCGCCACGAGCTCATCTCCACCCTCATGCCCATCTTCCTGGGCAACCATCCCAACTCTGCCATCATCTTGCACTACGCGTGGCACGGACAGGGCCAGTCCCCCTCTATCCGTCAGCTGATCATGCACTCGATGGCAGAGTGGTAcatgagaggagagcagtacGACCAGGCCAAGCTGTCCCGCATCCTGGATGTGGCCCAGGACTTGAAG tctctttcaATGCTGCTAAATGGTACTCCATTTGCCTTTGTTATTGACCTTGCTGCACTTGCCTCTCGCCGTGAATACCTCAAACTTGACAAATGGCTGACTGACAAAATCCGAGAGCACGGG GAGCCCTTCATCCAGGCATGTGTAACGTTCCTGAAGAGACGCTGTCCCTCTATTATGGGTGGTCTGGCCCCAGAGAAGGACCAGCCCAAAAGCGCCCAGCTCCCCCCGGAAACGATGGCTACCATGCTGGGCTGTCTGCAGTCCTGTGCAGG GAGTGTGTCTCAAGAGCTCTCTGAGACTATCTTGACCATGGTTGCCAACTGTAGCAACGTCATGAACAAAGCCCGCCAGCCACCACCGGGGGTCATGCCAAAGGGACGTGCTCCCAGCACCAGCAGCCTAGACGCCATTTCCCCTGTGCAG ATGGATCCCCTGACAGCCATGGGTTCGCTGAACCTGAGCAGCTCTGCCACCTCTCACACACAGAGCATGCAGGGCTTCCCTACCCCGCTGGGCTCTGCCTTCAGCAACCCCCAGTCCCCAGCTAAGGCCTTCCCTCCACTgtccaaccccaaccccagcacACCATTTGGGGGGATTGGAAGCCTCTCTTCACAGCTAG GTCCGCTGGGATCAGGCATTGGTTCTGGTCTTGGAATGCCAGCGGTGAGCAGCGATCCGTTTGGGACGAGGAAGATGAGCACACCGGGCCTGAATCCGACCACCTTTCAGCAGA CTGACCTATCTCAGGTGTGGCCCGAGGCTAACCAGCACTTTAGTAAGGAGATTGACGATGAGGCTAACAGTTACTTCCAGCGCATCTACAAtcaccccccacaccccaccaTGTCTGTGGATGAG GTGCTGGAGATGTTGCAGAGGTTCAAGGACTCCACCATCAAGCGAGAGCGGGAGGTCTTTAACTGTATGCTGAGGAACTTGTTTGAGGAGTACCGCTTCTTCCCCCAGTACCCTGACAAGGAGCTGCACATCACCGCCTGCCTGTTCGGGGGGATCATCGAGAAGGGTCTTGTCACCTACATGGCCCTTGGGCTGGCCCTCAGATATGTCCTTGAAGCCTTAAGGAAGCCATTTGGATCCAAAATGTATTACTTTGGAATCGCTGCTCTAGATAGATTCAAAAATAG GCTGAAGGACTATCCCCAATATTGTCAGCATTTGGCCTCGATCGGCCACTTTCTGCAATTCCCCCTTACTTTACAAGAG TATATCGAGTATGGCCAACAGTCACGGGATCCTCCAGTGAAGATGCAAGGATCCATCACCACCCCTGGGAGCCTGGCGTTGGCTCAAGCTCAGGCCCAGTCTCAGCCTCCCAAAGCCCCCCAGTCTGGACAGCCCAGCACCCTGGTCACCACAGCTACTGCCACCACCACTGTCGCCAAAACCACTACCATCACACGACCTTCCCCTGGCAGCTTCAAGAAGGATGTGCCG CCCTCCATCAACACCACAAACATTGACACTCTGCTAGTAGCAACAGACCAAACCGAGAGGATTGTGGAACCCCCAGAAAATGTTCAAGAGAAAATTGCTTTCATCTTCAATAACCTTTCACAATCCAACATGACACAGAAG GTTGAGGAGTTAAAGGAAACTGTGAAAGAGGAGTTTATGCCCTGGGTCTCCCAGTATCTGGTCATGAAGAGGGTCAGCATCGAGCCCAACTTCCACAGCCTATACTCCAACTTTCTAGACACTCTGAAGAACCCTGAGTTTGTCAAAATGGTCCTGAATGAAACTTACAGAAACATCAAG GTTCTCCTTACCTCTGATAAGGCAGCTGCAAACTTCTCTGATCGATCCCTACTGAAGAATTTGGGCCACTGGCTTGGCATGATCACTCTGGCAAAAAACAAGCCCATCCTGTACACG gaTTTGGAGGTAAAATCCCTCTTGTTGGAAGCCTATGTCAAGGGGCAGCAGGAGCTACTGTATGTGGTCCCGTTTGTGGCCAAAGTCCTGGAATCCAGTTTGCGTAGTGTG ATCTTCCGACCTCAGAATCCCTGGACCATGGCCATCATGAATGTTCTGGCAGAGTTGCATACGGAACATGATCTGAAG CTGAACTTAAAGTTTGAGATTGAGGTGCTGTGTAAGAACTTATCACTGGACATCAATGACCTGAAGCCTGGCACCCTGCTGAAAGACAAAGACAAGTTGAAGAGTCTGGAGGAGCAGCTCTCTGCACCAAAGAAAGAGGCCAAGCCCCCTGAAGAAATGATCCCTATTGTTAGCACAGGTATCCAGCACTTTCAAACTGGGATGCCCCTTGTCG GAGACTTTCTTCCATTTGCAGCTGCACCATCCACTCCCGCCCCAACCACCACTTGCTCAGCTACTGGGCCCCCTACCCCGCAGTTTAGCTATCATGACATTAATGTGTACGCCCTTGCAGGGCTAGCCCCTCACATCAATATCAACATCAAC ATCCCCTTGCTTCAAGCCCACCCTCAGCTCAAGCAGTGTGTGAGACAGTCCATTGAGCGGGCCGTGCAAGAGCTCGTCCACCCCGTAGTGGACCGCTCCATCAAGATCGCCATGACAACCTGCGAGCAGATCGTCAGGAAGGACTTTGCTCTGGACTCGGAGGAGTCGCGCATGCGTGTGGCAGCTCATCATATGATGCGCAACCTGACTGCCGGCATGGCCATGATCACCTGCCGGGAGCCCCTGCTCATGAGCATCGCCACCAACCTGAAGAACAGCTTTGCCGCTGCCCTCAGG GCCCCCACCCCCCAGCAGAGAGAGATGATGGAGGAGGCTGCTGCCAGGGTCGCCCAGGACAACTGTGAGCTGGCCTGCTGCTTCATCCAGaagactgcagtggagaaggctGGTCCAGAGATGGACAAGAGGCTGGCGACG GAGTTTGAGCTGAGGAAGCATGCCCGTCAGGAGGGCCGTCGCTACTGTGACCCTGTTGTGCTGACCTACCAGGCCGAGCGCATGCCAGAGCAGATCAGACTCAAG GTTGGAGGCGTAGACCCCAAACAGCTGGCAGTGTATGAGGAGTTTGCCCGTAATGTTCCAGGCTTCCTACCCAGCAACGACCTGTCTCAGCCCACAGGATTCCTTGCCCAACCCATGAAG caacaggcaTGGGCCACGGATGACGTGGCTCAGATCTATGACAAGTGCATGGCAGACCTGGAGCAGCACCTCCATGCCATCCCTCCCGCGCTGGCCATGAACCCTCAGACCCAGGCTTTGCGCAGCCTGCTGGAAGCCGTGGCCCTAGCCAGGAACTCCCGGGACGGCATCGCCGCTCTGGGCCTGCTGCAGAAG GCTGTGGAGGGTCTGCTGGATGCTACCAGTGGTGCCGATGCTGACTTGCTTCTGCGGTATAGAGAGTGCCACCTGCTGGTGCTCAAAGCCCTCCAGGACGGCCGGGCATACGGGCCACTGTGGTGCAACAAGCAGATTACCAG GTGCCTGATTGAGTGCCGTGATGAGTACAAGTACAACGTGGAGGCTGTGGAGCTGCTGATCAGAAACCACCTGGTCAACATGCAGCAGTATGACCTGCACCTGGCACAG TCTATGGAGAATGGGCTGCACTACATGGCAGTGGCGTTTGCCATGCAGCTGGTGAAGCTGCTGTTGGTGGATGAGCGCAGTGTGAGCCACATTACCGAGGCAGACTTGTTCCACACTATCGAGACTCTGATGCGAACCAGCGCCCACTCCAGGGCCAACGCACCTGAGGG GCTTCCTCAGCTGATGGACGTGGTCCGTTCCAACTACGAGGCCATGATCGACCGGGCCCACGGAGGACCCAACTTTATGATGCACTCTGGCATCTCCCAGGCATCCGAGTACGACGACCCGCCGGGCCTGAGGGAGAAGGCTGAGTACCTGCTGAGGGAATGGGTCAACCTGTACCATTCTGCAGCCGCCGGCCGGGACAGCACCAAGGCCTTCTCTGCCtttgtgggacag ATGCACCAGCAGGGCATTCTGAAGACCGATGACCTGATCACTCGTTTCTTCCGGCTGTGCACGGAGATGTGTGTGGAGATCAGCTACCGTGCGCAggccgagcagcagcacaacccCGCGGCCAGCGCCGCCATCATCAGGGCCAAGTGTTACCACAACCTGGACGCCTTTGTGCGCCTCATCGCCCTGCTGGTCAAGCACTCCGGAGAGGCCACCAACACTGTCACCAAGATCAACCTACTCAACAAG GTTCTAGGTATTGTGGTTGGAGTGTTGATCCAGGACCATGATGTGAGACAGACTGAGTTCCAGCAGTTGCCTTACCACCGCATCTTCATCATGCTGTTGCTCGAGCTCAATGCCCCCGAGCACGTGCTCGAGACCATCAACTTCCAGACCCTCACCGCCTTCTG CAACACTTTCCACATCCTGAGGCCTACCAAAGCCCCTGGCTTTGTTTACGCTTGGCTGGAGTTGATCTCTCACCGTATCTTCATCGCCAGGATGCTGGCGCACACCCCACAGCAGAAG GGTTGGCCCATGTATGCGCAACTTCTCATTGATCTGTTCAAGTACCTGGCGCCCTTCCTGAGGAATGTTGAGCTTAACAAACCTATGCAAATCCTCTACAAG GGTACCCTGCGTGTCCTTCTGGTCCTACTGCATGACTTCCCAGAGTTCCTGTGCGACTACCACTACGGCTTCTGCGACGTCATCCCGCCCAACTGCATCCAGCTCCGCAACCTGATTCTGAGTGCCTTCCCACGCAACATGAGGCTTCCAGACCCCTTCACTCCCAATCTGAAG GTTGACATGCTCAGCGAGATCAACATCGCTCCGCGCATCCTCACAAACTTCACCGGAGTGATGCCCTCTCAGTTCAAGAAGGATCTGGACTCGTACCTGAAGACACGCTCCCCCGTCACCTTCCTCTCTGAGCTCCGCAGCAATCTGCAGGTAGGGGGCGCCACTCTGGGTCCCTGGAAGTATTTGCAGCACAACGACACATCTTTAGAACAG GTGTCAAATGAGCCAGGCAACCGTTACAACATCCAGCTGATCAACGCTCTGGTGCTGTATGTGGGAACCCAGGCCATCGCACACATCCACAACAAGGGCAGCACCCCCTCCATGAGCACCATCACTCACTCAGCCCACATGGACATCTTCCAGAACCTGGCTGTGGACCTGGACACTGAGG GGCGTTATCTCTTCCTGAATGCCATTGCCAATCAGCTGCGCTACCCAAACAGCCACACCCATTACTTCAGCTGCACCATGCTGTACCTGTTTGCTGAGGCCAACACTGAGGCAATCCAGGAGCAGATTACCAG GGTTCTTCTGGAGAGGCTGATTGTGAACAGGCCTCATCCCTGGGGACTGCTCATCACCTTCATCGAGCTCATCAAGAATCCCGCCTTCAAGTTCTGGAGCCACGACTTTGTACACTGTGCCCCGGAGATCGAGAA gttgtTCCAGTCAGTGGCTCAGTGCTGCATGGGGCAAAAGCAGGCTCAGCAGGTGATGGAGGGCACTGGTGCCAGTTAG